The following are encoded in a window of Vespula pensylvanica isolate Volc-1 chromosome 2, ASM1446617v1, whole genome shotgun sequence genomic DNA:
- the LOC122627333 gene encoding uncharacterized protein LOC122627333 isoform X4, whose amino-acid sequence MNALATDIVRSNGERIGAGKGAAVMEDPQTPGSDCNSNPATDSMQQDLIGSDFIQDNVEYQWCTDYGYRDGGLHVHPSVLSSLSASYSREDVGYYDDLSRNLDANLAEIDMESFRSADIHTLLTALPVMCTDPVQHSEFNYQRERYASISGSVMEKLDIGSSISPHTSSQGEESACSTTDTMSICKSSLLFSPVKETPVLPPAGSYSVDSLDCEDMLLTCQANNKNNYTIAFEGSITMYSDSSPDFENQEKPETYEVPETYYKKKGVRRNILDSSMVCSDSKIYTTWSNLKHSSMNKVITRHPSGNNNTIPNFLHGTGNTTISMNKRSQSLPDLTRIQESPANIHLNFSVDSAESNNHPLQSHNSGSAMSRSVNEENSDGSGNISSGKKLQNLSLVKLFMKQKSMSAEGMSLTLDQSDSISDSGWPTSNSASDSGTNTNTQIQRQNINTCTRPLPEKDFSINWVRSDCYNNKEVESQKDKFADIPNNFTNNKENKDDMISSASVEELSESITKSELVHDSDIEQIDFEVSQDDLECHTKNLRVFQTENKSVISKTTGIQAMVETEDNEVQTSLIYKVPAEKDSPSIRETIVNKRPVYVIYPNYTLPDLSFLNIKDTKLDNVALKPQCYDKSKPGWKHSNRCNRPFSCNDIDALKQRGFSHVKDWESLTFLLPTEYKKILHDVPEVSEHININEQTKKPLFCLSPPMRHKTRPISELIPNNTSSTSSTATQPSSGYRGSSTILTDSSTNQQLLSNNVANPLYLYRYDSISSEASLVSNDKKMHRAVNQAKQTYPNLPKRSISLPYGDRESDCCNGKVPPRPPLPRSILRKNKVPTSKRYSMFEMGGVEEVEDQCPEPNKRMSLQEPYYMNNDLQLLCRGRIIDSEKDVDETEEKCNTERLNEVVNNTNVDYETSQNSEDDVKQLEEFLKRSGLSSESSEGDNEDPEVKLRSYVRKFLALRMNKDVVKNIDMAESQKKTVSFALHERKRYSDEKPNNLNAPTNEHNKDRCFQDPNKEINPENKVDLEEKRNMISSTSKAVDLLLKYWNAEPTNGRQNYNDKNECAQLCLSNLCPALYAIMSDGLKPHLQSTFGPIANSVWQVVEASAQQGPLTKTLNELVQKINGEDIITEGMLKFHAFVFGLLNLRALDAWFAYLCTRESILRRHYNSNSLFTGALGNTDVREVVDSLLDILHPLAFCPFQLDLLYQYRQLHNSFGNMNNYNINGLNFRNVDLLQKDHHFEKADNCGTVLSPRKIRPRSCVNVYNDYDDKSNVAHKTDLENVVKKRFSNTVGTKVLHGLEKLASEDSEDYTDSLEHSPLNRGATKQTIPTKSLSPDSKMDDEDTITGEAKFRKLQEKWELMVGKEETGKNQSGPTLPLSPMRTPANLGKSKIPRLLTSPIKQPNVAIGSVKTVKSPISGIPSLKKPVTLSTTKTVLMKPIETRGKGIQETRRTSRVDQDVVGTSRAHLSRPSSLPYKSYGVMSKEKNLLSPQRRAASTSLPRPNTVTRNPPRKQPLKEVRTVTNRVPSSNGHLSFAEGERLKVILEIDNKWLLCARGDRKGLVPRMCVHTIQT is encoded by the exons GTGCAGGCAAAGGAGCTGCAGTCATGGAAGATCCGCAAACACCAGGATCGGATTGCAATTCCAATCCTGCAACAGATTCTATGCAGCAGGACCTTATTGGTTCAGACTTTATACAAGACAATGTGGAGTATCAGTGGTGTACAGATTATGG ATACAGAGATGGAGGATTACATGTCCATCCAAGTGTTCTGTCTTCGCTCTCTGCATCATATTCTCGGGAAGATGTGGGTTATTATGATGACTTGTCTCGTAATTTGGATGCTAATTTAGCAGAAATTGATATGGAAAGTTTTCGTAGTGCAGACATCCACACTCTTCTTACCGCTTTACCAGTTATGTGTACTGATCCAGTCCAACATTCAGAG TTTAACTATCAAAGGGAACGTTATGCCAGCATATCTGGCTCCGTCATGGAAAAACTTGACATCGGTTCTTCAATCAGCCCACACACCAGCAGCCAG ggAGAAGAATCTGCTTGTTCAACAACTGATACAATGTCTATATGcaaatcatcattattattctctccTGTGAAAGAAACACCTGTGCTACCACCAGCAGGTAGTTACAGTGTAGATTCATTGGACTGTGAAGATATGCTGTTAACTTGTCaagcaaataataaaaataattatactattgCTTTTGAAGGTAGTATTACAATGTACTCTGATAGTTCTCCAGATTTTGAAAATCAAg AAAAACCAGAAACATACGAAGTACCAGAAacttattacaaaaaaaagggggtgcgaagaaatatattagattCGTCGATGGTGTGTTCTGATTCTAAAATATACACTACTTGGAGTAATTTAAAACATTCTTCCATGAACAAGGTTATAACTCGACATCCTTCGGGCAATAACAATACCATTCCAAATTTTTTACATGGAACAGGAAATACAACTATATCTATGAATAAAAGGAGTCAAAGCCTACCAGATCTTACACGAATTCAAGAATCACCTGCTAATATTCATCTAAACTTTTCT GTTGATTCTGCTGAATCAAATAACCATCCATTACAATCACACAATTCAGGCTCCGCAATGAGCCGATCtgtaaatgaagaaaattccGATGGTAGCGGAAATATTTCTTCTGGGAAAAAGTTACAAAACTTAAGCCTAGTAAAATTGTTTATGAAGCAAAAGAGTATGAGCGCTGAAGGAATGAGTCTTACTTTGGATCAATCTGACTCTATCAGTGATAGTGGTTGGCCTACAAGCAATAGTGCTAGTGATAGTGGAACTAATACGAATACACAAATACAgcgacaaaatataaatacatgtactCGTCCACTTCCtgagaaagatttttctataaattggGTTCGTAGcgattgttataataataaagaagtagAAAGTCAAAAAGATAAGTTTGCTGACATTCCAAACAATTTTACAAACAATAAGGAAAATAAGGATGACATGATTTCATCTGCCTCGGTCGAAGAATTGTCGGAAAGCATAACTAAATCAGAACTCGTACATGACAGTGATATCGAACAAATAGATTTTGAAGTTTCACAGGATGACTTGGAATGCCatacaaaaaatttacgaGTTTTTCAGACGGAAAATAAATCTGTAATATCTAAAACAACAGGAATTCAAGCAATGGTCGAAACAGAAGATAACGAAGTGCAAACGTCACTAATTTACAAAGTACCTGCAGAAAAAGATAGCCCTTCTATACGGGAAACGATAGTTAATAAAAGGCCtgtttatgttatatatcCTAATTATACGTTACCAgatctttcatttcttaatattaaagatacgAAATTGGACAATGTTGCATTAAAGCCTCAATGTTATGATAAAAGTAAACCAGGATGGAAACATTCAAATAGATGTAACAGACCATTCTCTTGTAACGATATCGATGCGCTTAAACAACGTGGATTTTCACACGTTAAGGATTGGGAGTCGCTAACATTCCTTTTACCTactgaatataaaaaaatattacatgatGTGCCAGAAGTTTCAGAGCATATCAATATCAATGAACAAACTAAAAAACCATTGTTTTGTTTATCTCCTCCAATGCGACATAAAACAAGACCAATAAGTGAACTTATACCAAATAATACTTCCTCAACTAGTAGTACTGCTACACAACCATCTTCTGGGTATCGAGGCTCATCTACTATCTTGACGGATTCCTCTACAAACCAGCAACTACTTTCTAATAACGTAGCTAATCCATTATACCTGTATCGCTATGATAGCATTAGTTCTGAAGCAAGTTTAGTCAGCAATGATAAGAAAATGCATAGGGCTGTTAATCAAGCAAAGCAGACCTATCCTAACTTACCTAAACGATCCATTTCATTACCTTATGGAGATAGAGAGTCTGATTGCTGCAATGGCAAAGTACCACCAAGACCTCCTTTACCAAGAAGTAtcttaagaaagaataaagttcCCACAAGTAAGAGATACAGTATGTTTGAAATGGGAGGAGTGGAAGAGGTAGAAGATCAATGTCCTGAACCAAATAAAAGAATGTCATTACAAGAAccatattatatgaataatgaTTTACAACTATTATGTCGCGGAAGAATTATTGATTCAGAAAAAGACGTTGACGAGACAGAGGAAAAATGTAATACAG agaGACTGAACGAAGTTGTTAATAATACAAACGTAGATTATGAAACTTCTCAAAATAGCGAAGATGATGTGAAGCAAttagaagaatttttaaaacgtaGTGGTTTATCGTCAGAAAGTAGCGAAGGAGATAATGAAGATCCCGAAGTTAAATTGAGATCGTACGTGAGAAAATTTTTAGCTCTTAGAATGAACAAGGATGTAgtcaaaaatattgatatgGCTGAATCACAAAAAAAGACTGTCAGTTTTGCTTTacacgaaagaaaacgatactCGGACGAAAag ccaaataatttaaatgctCCAACTAATGAGCACAACAAAGATAGATGCTTTCAAGAtccaaataaagaaattaatcctGAAAACAAAGTggatttagaagaaaaaagaa ATATGATATCATCCACGAGCAAAGCTGTTGATTTATTACTCAAATATTGGAATGCTGAACCTACTAATGGTCGACagaattataatgataaaaatgaatgtgCACAACTTTGTTTAAGTAATCTCTGTCCAGCTTTGTATGCTATAATGTCAGATGGTCTAAAACCACATTTGCAATCTACTTTTGGTCCAATAGCAAACAGTGTATGGCAAGTTGTTGAAGCTTCTGCTCAGCAAGGACCCCTTACAAAAACATTGAACGAGTTAGTCCAAAAGATTAATGGCGAAGATATTATTACTGAGGGAATGCTTAAATTTCATGCATTTGTATTTGGTCTGTTAAA tttgaGGGCTTTGGATGCTTGGTTTGCATATTTATGTACAAGAGAATCGATTTTACGGAGACATTATAACAGTAATAGTTTATTTACCGGAGCATTAGGAAATACCGACGTTCGAGAAGTTGTTGATagtttattagatattttacatCCTCTAGCATTTTGCCCATTTCAGCTTGATCTTTTATACCAATATCGACAATTACATAACAGTTTTggtaatatgaataattataatataaat GGACTAAATTTTAGAAATGTTGACTTACTTCAAAAAGATCATCATTTTGAAAAAGCAGACAATTGTGGAACTGTATTAAGTCCAAGGAAAATTCGTCCGCGGTCTTGTGTTAATGTTTATAATGATTATGACGATAAATCTAACGTTGCACATAAAACTGATCTTGAAAATGTTGTAAAAAAACGTTTTAGCAACACTGTCGGGACAAAAGTATTGCATGGTTTAGAAAAATTAGCTTCTGAAGATTCCGAAGATTATACTGATAGCCTTGAACATTCTCCATTGAATAGAGGAGCAACAAAACAAACGATTCCTACTAAATCATTAAGTCCAGATTCTAAAATGGATGATGAAGATACGATTACCGGAGAAGCTAAATTTAGAAAACTACAAGAGAAATGGGAATTGATggttggaaaagaagaaactggGAAAAACCAATCGGGACCGACATTACCCTTGTCGCCTATGCGAACACCTGCAAATTTGGGAAAATCAAAAATACCACGACTTTTAACATCACCTATTAAACAGCCAAATGTAGCAATAGGATCTGTAAAAACTGTTAAGTCTCCTATCTCTGGAATACCTTCTTTGAAAAAACCGGTTACATTGTCAACTACCAAAACAGTATTAATGAAACCAATAGAAACAAGGGGGAAAGGTATACAAGAAACTCGACGTACGAGTCGTGTAGATCAAGACGTAGTCGGAACATCGCGGGCTCATTTGTCACGACCTAGCTCTTTACCTTATAAATCCTATGGAGTTAtgtcgaaagagaagaatctcCTATCTCCTCAAAGACGAGCTGCTTCCACATCTCTACCAAGGCCAAATACAGTTACACGAAATCCTCCGAGGAAACAACCGCTAAA AGAGGTTCGCACAGTTACAAATAGGGTACCATCGAGTAATGGGCATCTCTCATTTGCAGAAGGTGAAAGATTGAAAgttatattagaaattgataataaatggTTATTGTGTGCAAGAGGTGATAGAAAAGGTTTGGTTCCAAGAATGTGTGTGCATACTATTCAGACTTAG
- the LOC122627333 gene encoding uncharacterized protein LOC122627333 isoform X1, with amino-acid sequence MMIVLLLCVIMKIAEFSAGRVSPSLQPSRRRQRSRKRPPPSPPLQQQHEQQQSPSLSCHKRQDWNYYRVPCDKCMYFLQRQCAGKGAAVMEDPQTPGSDCNSNPATDSMQQDLIGSDFIQDNVEYQWCTDYGYRDGGLHVHPSVLSSLSASYSREDVGYYDDLSRNLDANLAEIDMESFRSADIHTLLTALPVMCTDPVQHSEFNYQRERYASISGSVMEKLDIGSSISPHTSSQGEESACSTTDTMSICKSSLLFSPVKETPVLPPAGSYSVDSLDCEDMLLTCQANNKNNYTIAFEGSITMYSDSSPDFENQEKPETYEVPETYYKKKGVRRNILDSSMVCSDSKIYTTWSNLKHSSMNKVITRHPSGNNNTIPNFLHGTGNTTISMNKRSQSLPDLTRIQESPANIHLNFSVDSAESNNHPLQSHNSGSAMSRSVNEENSDGSGNISSGKKLQNLSLVKLFMKQKSMSAEGMSLTLDQSDSISDSGWPTSNSASDSGTNTNTQIQRQNINTCTRPLPEKDFSINWVRSDCYNNKEVESQKDKFADIPNNFTNNKENKDDMISSASVEELSESITKSELVHDSDIEQIDFEVSQDDLECHTKNLRVFQTENKSVISKTTGIQAMVETEDNEVQTSLIYKVPAEKDSPSIRETIVNKRPVYVIYPNYTLPDLSFLNIKDTKLDNVALKPQCYDKSKPGWKHSNRCNRPFSCNDIDALKQRGFSHVKDWESLTFLLPTEYKKILHDVPEVSEHININEQTKKPLFCLSPPMRHKTRPISELIPNNTSSTSSTATQPSSGYRGSSTILTDSSTNQQLLSNNVANPLYLYRYDSISSEASLVSNDKKMHRAVNQAKQTYPNLPKRSISLPYGDRESDCCNGKVPPRPPLPRSILRKNKVPTSKRYSMFEMGGVEEVEDQCPEPNKRMSLQEPYYMNNDLQLLCRGRIIDSEKDVDETEEKCNTERLNEVVNNTNVDYETSQNSEDDVKQLEEFLKRSGLSSESSEGDNEDPEVKLRSYVRKFLALRMNKDVVKNIDMAESQKKTVSFALHERKRYSDEKPNNLNAPTNEHNKDRCFQDPNKEINPENKVDLEEKRNMISSTSKAVDLLLKYWNAEPTNGRQNYNDKNECAQLCLSNLCPALYAIMSDGLKPHLQSTFGPIANSVWQVVEASAQQGPLTKTLNELVQKINGEDIITEGMLKFHAFVFGLLNLRALDAWFAYLCTRESILRRHYNSNSLFTGALGNTDVREVVDSLLDILHPLAFCPFQLDLLYQYRQLHNSFGNMNNYNINGLNFRNVDLLQKDHHFEKADNCGTVLSPRKIRPRSCVNVYNDYDDKSNVAHKTDLENVVKKRFSNTVGTKVLHGLEKLASEDSEDYTDSLEHSPLNRGATKQTIPTKSLSPDSKMDDEDTITGEAKFRKLQEKWELMVGKEETGKNQSGPTLPLSPMRTPANLGKSKIPRLLTSPIKQPNVAIGSVKTVKSPISGIPSLKKPVTLSTTKTVLMKPIETRGKGIQETRRTSRVDQDVVGTSRAHLSRPSSLPYKSYGVMSKEKNLLSPQRRAASTSLPRPNTVTRNPPRKQPLKEVRTVTNRVPSSNGHLSFAEGERLKVILEIDNKWLLCARGDRKGLVPRMCVHTIQT; translated from the exons GTGCAGGCAAAGGAGCTGCAGTCATGGAAGATCCGCAAACACCAGGATCGGATTGCAATTCCAATCCTGCAACAGATTCTATGCAGCAGGACCTTATTGGTTCAGACTTTATACAAGACAATGTGGAGTATCAGTGGTGTACAGATTATGG ATACAGAGATGGAGGATTACATGTCCATCCAAGTGTTCTGTCTTCGCTCTCTGCATCATATTCTCGGGAAGATGTGGGTTATTATGATGACTTGTCTCGTAATTTGGATGCTAATTTAGCAGAAATTGATATGGAAAGTTTTCGTAGTGCAGACATCCACACTCTTCTTACCGCTTTACCAGTTATGTGTACTGATCCAGTCCAACATTCAGAG TTTAACTATCAAAGGGAACGTTATGCCAGCATATCTGGCTCCGTCATGGAAAAACTTGACATCGGTTCTTCAATCAGCCCACACACCAGCAGCCAG ggAGAAGAATCTGCTTGTTCAACAACTGATACAATGTCTATATGcaaatcatcattattattctctccTGTGAAAGAAACACCTGTGCTACCACCAGCAGGTAGTTACAGTGTAGATTCATTGGACTGTGAAGATATGCTGTTAACTTGTCaagcaaataataaaaataattatactattgCTTTTGAAGGTAGTATTACAATGTACTCTGATAGTTCTCCAGATTTTGAAAATCAAg AAAAACCAGAAACATACGAAGTACCAGAAacttattacaaaaaaaagggggtgcgaagaaatatattagattCGTCGATGGTGTGTTCTGATTCTAAAATATACACTACTTGGAGTAATTTAAAACATTCTTCCATGAACAAGGTTATAACTCGACATCCTTCGGGCAATAACAATACCATTCCAAATTTTTTACATGGAACAGGAAATACAACTATATCTATGAATAAAAGGAGTCAAAGCCTACCAGATCTTACACGAATTCAAGAATCACCTGCTAATATTCATCTAAACTTTTCT GTTGATTCTGCTGAATCAAATAACCATCCATTACAATCACACAATTCAGGCTCCGCAATGAGCCGATCtgtaaatgaagaaaattccGATGGTAGCGGAAATATTTCTTCTGGGAAAAAGTTACAAAACTTAAGCCTAGTAAAATTGTTTATGAAGCAAAAGAGTATGAGCGCTGAAGGAATGAGTCTTACTTTGGATCAATCTGACTCTATCAGTGATAGTGGTTGGCCTACAAGCAATAGTGCTAGTGATAGTGGAACTAATACGAATACACAAATACAgcgacaaaatataaatacatgtactCGTCCACTTCCtgagaaagatttttctataaattggGTTCGTAGcgattgttataataataaagaagtagAAAGTCAAAAAGATAAGTTTGCTGACATTCCAAACAATTTTACAAACAATAAGGAAAATAAGGATGACATGATTTCATCTGCCTCGGTCGAAGAATTGTCGGAAAGCATAACTAAATCAGAACTCGTACATGACAGTGATATCGAACAAATAGATTTTGAAGTTTCACAGGATGACTTGGAATGCCatacaaaaaatttacgaGTTTTTCAGACGGAAAATAAATCTGTAATATCTAAAACAACAGGAATTCAAGCAATGGTCGAAACAGAAGATAACGAAGTGCAAACGTCACTAATTTACAAAGTACCTGCAGAAAAAGATAGCCCTTCTATACGGGAAACGATAGTTAATAAAAGGCCtgtttatgttatatatcCTAATTATACGTTACCAgatctttcatttcttaatattaaagatacgAAATTGGACAATGTTGCATTAAAGCCTCAATGTTATGATAAAAGTAAACCAGGATGGAAACATTCAAATAGATGTAACAGACCATTCTCTTGTAACGATATCGATGCGCTTAAACAACGTGGATTTTCACACGTTAAGGATTGGGAGTCGCTAACATTCCTTTTACCTactgaatataaaaaaatattacatgatGTGCCAGAAGTTTCAGAGCATATCAATATCAATGAACAAACTAAAAAACCATTGTTTTGTTTATCTCCTCCAATGCGACATAAAACAAGACCAATAAGTGAACTTATACCAAATAATACTTCCTCAACTAGTAGTACTGCTACACAACCATCTTCTGGGTATCGAGGCTCATCTACTATCTTGACGGATTCCTCTACAAACCAGCAACTACTTTCTAATAACGTAGCTAATCCATTATACCTGTATCGCTATGATAGCATTAGTTCTGAAGCAAGTTTAGTCAGCAATGATAAGAAAATGCATAGGGCTGTTAATCAAGCAAAGCAGACCTATCCTAACTTACCTAAACGATCCATTTCATTACCTTATGGAGATAGAGAGTCTGATTGCTGCAATGGCAAAGTACCACCAAGACCTCCTTTACCAAGAAGTAtcttaagaaagaataaagttcCCACAAGTAAGAGATACAGTATGTTTGAAATGGGAGGAGTGGAAGAGGTAGAAGATCAATGTCCTGAACCAAATAAAAGAATGTCATTACAAGAAccatattatatgaataatgaTTTACAACTATTATGTCGCGGAAGAATTATTGATTCAGAAAAAGACGTTGACGAGACAGAGGAAAAATGTAATACAG agaGACTGAACGAAGTTGTTAATAATACAAACGTAGATTATGAAACTTCTCAAAATAGCGAAGATGATGTGAAGCAAttagaagaatttttaaaacgtaGTGGTTTATCGTCAGAAAGTAGCGAAGGAGATAATGAAGATCCCGAAGTTAAATTGAGATCGTACGTGAGAAAATTTTTAGCTCTTAGAATGAACAAGGATGTAgtcaaaaatattgatatgGCTGAATCACAAAAAAAGACTGTCAGTTTTGCTTTacacgaaagaaaacgatactCGGACGAAAag ccaaataatttaaatgctCCAACTAATGAGCACAACAAAGATAGATGCTTTCAAGAtccaaataaagaaattaatcctGAAAACAAAGTggatttagaagaaaaaagaa ATATGATATCATCCACGAGCAAAGCTGTTGATTTATTACTCAAATATTGGAATGCTGAACCTACTAATGGTCGACagaattataatgataaaaatgaatgtgCACAACTTTGTTTAAGTAATCTCTGTCCAGCTTTGTATGCTATAATGTCAGATGGTCTAAAACCACATTTGCAATCTACTTTTGGTCCAATAGCAAACAGTGTATGGCAAGTTGTTGAAGCTTCTGCTCAGCAAGGACCCCTTACAAAAACATTGAACGAGTTAGTCCAAAAGATTAATGGCGAAGATATTATTACTGAGGGAATGCTTAAATTTCATGCATTTGTATTTGGTCTGTTAAA tttgaGGGCTTTGGATGCTTGGTTTGCATATTTATGTACAAGAGAATCGATTTTACGGAGACATTATAACAGTAATAGTTTATTTACCGGAGCATTAGGAAATACCGACGTTCGAGAAGTTGTTGATagtttattagatattttacatCCTCTAGCATTTTGCCCATTTCAGCTTGATCTTTTATACCAATATCGACAATTACATAACAGTTTTggtaatatgaataattataatataaat GGACTAAATTTTAGAAATGTTGACTTACTTCAAAAAGATCATCATTTTGAAAAAGCAGACAATTGTGGAACTGTATTAAGTCCAAGGAAAATTCGTCCGCGGTCTTGTGTTAATGTTTATAATGATTATGACGATAAATCTAACGTTGCACATAAAACTGATCTTGAAAATGTTGTAAAAAAACGTTTTAGCAACACTGTCGGGACAAAAGTATTGCATGGTTTAGAAAAATTAGCTTCTGAAGATTCCGAAGATTATACTGATAGCCTTGAACATTCTCCATTGAATAGAGGAGCAACAAAACAAACGATTCCTACTAAATCATTAAGTCCAGATTCTAAAATGGATGATGAAGATACGATTACCGGAGAAGCTAAATTTAGAAAACTACAAGAGAAATGGGAATTGATggttggaaaagaagaaactggGAAAAACCAATCGGGACCGACATTACCCTTGTCGCCTATGCGAACACCTGCAAATTTGGGAAAATCAAAAATACCACGACTTTTAACATCACCTATTAAACAGCCAAATGTAGCAATAGGATCTGTAAAAACTGTTAAGTCTCCTATCTCTGGAATACCTTCTTTGAAAAAACCGGTTACATTGTCAACTACCAAAACAGTATTAATGAAACCAATAGAAACAAGGGGGAAAGGTATACAAGAAACTCGACGTACGAGTCGTGTAGATCAAGACGTAGTCGGAACATCGCGGGCTCATTTGTCACGACCTAGCTCTTTACCTTATAAATCCTATGGAGTTAtgtcgaaagagaagaatctcCTATCTCCTCAAAGACGAGCTGCTTCCACATCTCTACCAAGGCCAAATACAGTTACACGAAATCCTCCGAGGAAACAACCGCTAAA AGAGGTTCGCACAGTTACAAATAGGGTACCATCGAGTAATGGGCATCTCTCATTTGCAGAAGGTGAAAGATTGAAAgttatattagaaattgataataaatggTTATTGTGTGCAAGAGGTGATAGAAAAGGTTTGGTTCCAAGAATGTGTGTGCATACTATTCAGACTTAG